In Anaerobacillus isosaccharinicus, one genomic interval encodes:
- a CDS encoding YajQ family cyclic di-GMP-binding protein, giving the protein MAKEHSFDIVSEVNMQEVDNAIVQAVKEIKTRYDFKGSKSSIERTGDHQITIISDDEYKLESVIDILQMKFIKRGLSQKVMDFQKVEKASGGSVRQVISLVAGISSERAKKITVAIRDSKLKVKAQIQNDQIRVTAKNIDDLQAIIQLVKELNLEFPVQYVNMR; this is encoded by the coding sequence ATGGCAAAGGAGCATTCTTTTGACATTGTTTCAGAAGTAAATATGCAGGAAGTGGATAATGCAATTGTCCAGGCAGTTAAAGAAATTAAAACCCGTTATGACTTTAAAGGATCTAAAAGTAGCATTGAACGGACTGGAGATCACCAAATTACAATTATTTCAGATGATGAATATAAATTAGAAAGTGTTATTGATATTTTACAAATGAAATTTATAAAAAGAGGTTTATCTCAAAAGGTTATGGATTTTCAAAAAGTGGAGAAAGCTTCTGGTGGTTCAGTTAGACAAGTCATTTCTTTAGTAGCTGGAATAAGCTCTGAACGGGCAAAAAAGATAACTGTAGCAATTCGTGACTCAAAGTTAAAGGTCAAAGCCCAAATTCAAAATGATCAAATTCGAGTAACGGCTAAAAATATTGATGATTTGCAAGCGATTATTCAACTTGTAAAAGAATTGAATTTAGAATTCCCTGTTCAATATGTTAATATGAGGTAG
- the pgsA gene encoding CDP-diacylglycerol--glycerol-3-phosphate 3-phosphatidyltransferase: protein MNIPNKITISRIILIPLFMFFLLAPLGLGDILIAGYVLPWAHFLGALLFILAASTDWLDGYYARKYNLVTNLGKFLDPLADKLLMTAALIALVELALLPAWIAVIIISREFAVTGIRLVAAADGQVIAASNLGKWKTVFQIIAVSALMLHNIPFELIGFPFASITVWIATILTIISGWDYFVKNKHIVLKSK, encoded by the coding sequence GTGAACATACCGAATAAAATTACTATATCTAGAATTATTCTTATTCCCCTATTTATGTTTTTTTTACTAGCTCCGCTAGGTTTAGGTGATATTCTAATAGCTGGATACGTATTACCTTGGGCTCATTTTCTTGGGGCATTACTTTTTATTCTTGCAGCTAGTACTGATTGGCTTGATGGTTACTATGCTAGGAAATATAATTTAGTTACGAATCTCGGAAAATTTTTAGATCCATTGGCAGACAAATTATTAATGACAGCAGCTCTAATTGCCCTTGTTGAATTAGCATTATTACCTGCATGGATTGCCGTTATTATTATTAGCAGAGAGTTTGCTGTAACTGGTATCCGTCTTGTAGCAGCTGCCGATGGACAAGTAATTGCAGCTAGCAATTTAGGGAAATGGAAAACAGTATTCCAAATCATTGCTGTTTCTGCGTTAATGCTACACAATATTCCTTTTGAGCTGATTGGTTTTCCCTTTGCTTCAATTACTGTATGGATTGCGACAATTTTAACAATTATTTCAGGTTGGGATTATTTTGTTAAAAATAAGCATATTGTCCTAAAATCAAAGTAA
- a CDS encoding DEAD/DEAH box helicase, with product MYFDDFQISNDIKKAIKDMGFEAPSPIQEKVIPVILEGGDVIGQAQTGTGKTAAFGIPLLDKVSNAPYVQSIILTPTRELAIQVAGELQKLSKFKGTRTLPIYGGQSIGHQIRALKQGVHVVIGTPGRVLDHLRRKTLKLDRVHTVVLDEADEMLDMGFVDDIEMILKDVNSKRQTLLFSATMPHEIVKLSRKYMSEPKVVSINKGEVTAPSIDQVYFKVLERNKLDSLCRIIDSEEIDLGILFCRTKKGVAELAEALQARGYMADGLHGDLTQMQRDSVMKKFRDSTIEFLIATDVAARGIDVDNVTHVINYDIPQDPESYVHRIGRTGRAGRKGLALTLVTPREMKHLRSIEAEIKMAIPSQEIPSIEDVVEKQQESWKQQLISIIEADEDLALFDPLVDEMLSKYPAEKVTSALMKIAFHREFNLEDDSYNFGDTGAAKGMVRFFINVGRNVQLTPKIIIDEVSELVGIPPKSLGRIDIFENFTFIEVPEDSAPFVYEALRYSRLNGARVNLEPAKPRPKREKKF from the coding sequence ATGTATTTTGATGATTTTCAAATATCAAATGATATCAAAAAAGCTATAAAAGACATGGGCTTTGAAGCTCCGTCTCCAATCCAAGAAAAAGTAATTCCTGTCATCCTTGAAGGTGGAGATGTTATTGGACAAGCGCAAACTGGTACAGGGAAAACGGCGGCATTCGGGATTCCGTTGCTAGATAAAGTTTCAAATGCTCCGTATGTTCAATCCATCATTTTAACACCGACTAGAGAACTAGCGATACAAGTGGCTGGTGAATTACAAAAGCTATCTAAATTTAAAGGAACTCGCACATTACCTATTTATGGTGGTCAATCAATTGGCCATCAAATTCGTGCGTTAAAGCAAGGGGTTCATGTTGTCATTGGTACTCCTGGACGTGTATTAGACCATCTACGTCGTAAAACGTTAAAATTAGATCGAGTGCATACAGTTGTACTAGATGAGGCCGATGAAATGCTAGATATGGGCTTTGTAGATGATATTGAAATGATCCTAAAAGATGTGAACAGTAAGCGTCAAACACTCCTATTTTCAGCAACGATGCCTCATGAGATTGTGAAGCTATCTCGAAAATATATGTCCGAACCAAAGGTTGTTTCTATTAATAAGGGTGAAGTAACGGCTCCTTCTATTGATCAAGTCTATTTTAAAGTGTTAGAAAGAAATAAATTAGATTCTCTTTGTCGCATCATTGATAGCGAAGAAATTGATTTAGGTATCCTATTTTGTCGCACGAAAAAAGGGGTTGCTGAATTGGCAGAAGCGCTTCAAGCCAGAGGGTATATGGCTGACGGTCTTCATGGAGATTTAACACAAATGCAACGTGATAGCGTTATGAAGAAGTTTCGCGATTCGACGATCGAGTTTTTAATTGCTACGGATGTTGCAGCTCGTGGTATTGATGTTGATAATGTGACACACGTAATTAATTATGATATTCCACAGGACCCAGAAAGTTACGTTCATCGTATCGGACGAACAGGTCGTGCTGGCCGTAAAGGTTTAGCTTTAACATTGGTGACGCCAAGAGAGATGAAACATTTACGTTCAATTGAAGCAGAAATTAAAATGGCCATTCCATCTCAAGAAATACCATCGATTGAAGATGTTGTTGAAAAACAACAGGAATCTTGGAAGCAACAGCTTATTTCAATCATTGAAGCAGATGAGGATCTGGCATTATTTGACCCGTTAGTAGACGAAATGCTTAGCAAGTATCCAGCAGAAAAGGTTACTAGCGCTCTTATGAAAATCGCCTTTCATCGGGAGTTTAACCTTGAAGACGATAGCTACAATTTTGGTGACACGGGTGCTGCCAAGGGAATGGTTCGCTTCTTTATTAACGTGGGAAGAAATGTCCAATTAACACCAAAAATTATTATTGATGAGGTTTCAGAATTAGTTGGAATTCCTCCAAAATCCCTTGGGAGAATTGATATTTTTGAAAACTTCACGTTTATCGAAGTTCCTGAAGACAGTGCACCATTTGTTTATGAAGCACTCCGTTACTCAAGATTAAATGGGGCTCGCGTTAATTTAGAGCCTGCAAAACCAAGACCAAAAAGAGAAAAGAAATTTTAA
- a CDS encoding competence/damage-inducible protein A produces MNAEIIAIGSELLLGQITNTNAQYISKQLANVGINVYYHTVVGDNSVRLSEAIDQAQKRSNLIIFTGGLGPTKDDLTKETITASVGRSLVTDQEALDSIEAYFKRRNRVMTDNNRKQALVIEGSSILRNDHGMAPGMVFKDNGVYYLLLPGPPKEMEPMFMTYALPFLLTQLDESAQIVSRVLNFYGIGESQLETELIDLIEAQTNPTIAPLAKDGEVTIRLTVKHENEVEGAKLLDELEKKILTRVGSFFYGYNETSLTKEVALVFGEKKLRIAAAESITGGLFSSELTQNPGVSEFFVGGVTCYSNEVKQSLLNVPKEVIDEFGAVSEECARFLAENVRELLKTDVGISFTGIAGPTEIEGKEIGTVFIGVSKLGEQTRIYPIKLAGTREQIQGRSVKYGLYCLLKQFS; encoded by the coding sequence TTGAATGCAGAAATTATTGCGATTGGTTCAGAGCTTTTACTTGGACAAATAACGAATACAAATGCACAATATATATCAAAGCAATTAGCGAACGTCGGGATTAATGTTTATTATCATACGGTTGTTGGTGACAATAGTGTAAGGTTATCAGAAGCGATTGATCAAGCCCAAAAGCGGTCTAATTTAATTATTTTTACGGGTGGATTAGGTCCAACAAAAGATGATCTTACAAAAGAGACAATTACTGCTTCAGTAGGACGTTCTCTAGTCACTGATCAAGAAGCACTTGATAGTATTGAGGCGTATTTTAAACGTCGTAATCGCGTCATGACCGATAATAACCGTAAACAGGCATTAGTCATTGAAGGATCAAGCATTCTTCGAAACGACCACGGTATGGCTCCAGGAATGGTTTTTAAAGACAACGGTGTTTACTATCTCCTTTTGCCTGGCCCACCTAAAGAAATGGAACCGATGTTTATGACATATGCTCTCCCGTTTCTGCTGACACAACTTGATGAATCGGCACAAATCGTTTCAAGAGTTTTGAATTTTTATGGTATTGGCGAATCGCAATTAGAAACTGAACTTATTGATTTAATTGAAGCACAAACAAATCCAACGATTGCGCCACTAGCTAAAGATGGAGAAGTCACAATTCGCTTAACTGTCAAGCATGAAAACGAAGTCGAAGGTGCGAAACTACTAGATGAATTAGAGAAAAAGATTTTGACGAGAGTCGGGTCGTTTTTTTATGGATATAACGAAACTTCTTTAACAAAAGAAGTAGCCTTGGTCTTTGGTGAAAAAAAACTTAGAATTGCAGCTGCTGAAAGCATCACCGGGGGACTTTTCTCAAGCGAACTAACTCAAAATCCAGGTGTTTCAGAATTTTTTGTCGGTGGAGTAACTTGTTATAGTAACGAGGTGAAACAATCACTACTTAACGTTCCAAAAGAAGTGATTGATGAATTCGGTGCTGTGAGCGAAGAGTGCGCGAGATTTCTTGCGGAAAATGTAAGAGAACTTCTTAAAACAGATGTAGGCATTAGTTTTACTGGAATTGCAGGTCCAACAGAAATTGAGGGCAAAGAAATTGGAACAGTCTTTATAGGAGTATCCAAATTAGGAGAACAAACTCGTATTTACCCTATAAAGCTAGCGGGAACAAGAGAACAAATTCAAGGAAGGTCAGTTAAATATGGCCTGTATTGTTTATTGAAACAATTTTCTTAA